Proteins from a single region of Mumia flava:
- a CDS encoding cell division protein SepF: protein MAGAMRKMGEYLGLVEQVDEFDDYDDDYAEQDSSRRSARPAPRESEVRTVARLDERRRPTPVPAPVAEFSRIVTLHPRTYNEARTIGEQFREGIPVIMNLTEMDDDDAKRLVDFAAGLIFAVHGTIERVTNKVFLLSPPNVTVTAEDRQRLVQGGFFNQS from the coding sequence ATGGCTGGCGCGATGCGCAAGATGGGTGAGTACCTCGGCCTCGTCGAGCAGGTCGACGAGTTCGACGACTACGACGACGACTACGCCGAGCAGGACTCGTCGCGCCGTTCGGCGCGCCCGGCGCCCCGCGAGTCCGAGGTGCGCACGGTCGCGCGCCTCGACGAGCGCCGGCGACCGACGCCGGTGCCGGCTCCGGTCGCCGAGTTCTCGCGGATCGTGACGCTGCACCCGCGGACGTACAACGAGGCCCGCACGATCGGCGAGCAGTTCCGCGAGGGGATCCCCGTGATCATGAACCTCACGGAGATGGACGACGACGACGCCAAGCGGCTCGTGGACTTCGCAGCCGGGTTGATCTTCGCGGTCCACGGCACCATCGAGCGGGTCACGAACAAGGTCTTCCTGCTGTCGCCGCCGAACGTCACGGTCACGGCCGAGGACCGTCAGCGGCTCGTCCAGGGCGGGTTCTTCAACCAGAGCTGA
- a CDS encoding YggS family pyridoxal phosphate-dependent enzyme: MSDERRSELAANLERVRGRITAAAEAAGRDPAELTLVVVTKTYPASDVALLAELGVTDVGENRHPEAGRKRDEAAEAGARLRWHFVGGLQTNKANAVTRYADAVHSVDRLRLVTALESGAAAAGRRIDAYVQVNLEGRDDEPAGRAGAAPADVRSVADAIASAEHLRLAGVMTVAPLDADPDDAFARLSEVAAEVRAEHPGAVAISAGMSGDLEQAVAHGATHVRIGRSVLGERPALG, translated from the coding sequence GTGAGCGACGAGCGCAGGAGCGAGCTGGCAGCCAACCTCGAGCGGGTGCGCGGCCGCATCACCGCCGCCGCCGAGGCGGCCGGGCGCGACCCGGCGGAGCTCACGCTCGTGGTCGTGACCAAGACGTACCCGGCCTCCGACGTCGCCCTGCTCGCCGAGCTCGGGGTCACCGATGTCGGCGAGAACCGCCATCCCGAGGCCGGGCGCAAACGAGACGAGGCCGCCGAGGCGGGGGCGCGACTGCGCTGGCACTTCGTCGGCGGACTCCAGACCAACAAGGCCAACGCCGTCACCCGCTACGCCGACGCCGTGCACTCCGTGGACCGGCTCCGCCTCGTCACGGCGCTGGAGTCCGGCGCGGCCGCGGCGGGTCGGCGGATCGACGCGTACGTGCAGGTGAACCTCGAGGGACGCGACGACGAGCCCGCCGGTCGGGCGGGTGCGGCACCGGCGGACGTACGGTCCGTCGCCGACGCGATCGCATCCGCCGAGCACCTGCGCCTCGCCGGTGTGATGACCGTCGCTCCGCTGGACGCGGACCCGGACGACGCGTTCGCCCGGCTGTCCGAGGTGGCCGCCGAGGTTCGTGCGGAGCACCCCGGCGCGGTCGCGATCTCCGCCGGGATGAGCGGTGATCTCGAGCAGGCCGTGGCGCACGGCGCGACACACGTGCGGATCGGGCGTTCGGTGCTCGGTGAGCGCCCTGCGCTCGGGTAG